From the genome of Plectropomus leopardus isolate mb chromosome 9, YSFRI_Pleo_2.0, whole genome shotgun sequence:
ACTCTGTCAATCACATCACCCCTAGTCTACAGATATCTGAGCCGGAATACCGCTGGCATGAACCTGCCATCAGTCATCAGGTGAGCACACCAGGTGCAGCTGGTCCGGGCTTCCCACGCTGCCTGTGCTCGAGCTCCCGTCCCCCAGATCCCGGGCCACCATGCAGGGCAGGTTGAGCTCGGTGGACCCTCCGGGGCTGGAGTCACTCCTGCTGACACACTCCTCCTCCAGCACCAGGCACAGCTCCTTCAGGTCCAAATTCTCCTTCACCAGCCCGTCCTGCATGCGCTCCAGGTCGGCGAGCTTTTTCAAGTACCCACCCAGGTCCTCCCGCATCACTTTGGCCGCGTGATGCCCGAACAGCTGCCACTCCCGGGCCAGCTTCTTCACTTTGAGCCGGTCGTCGTCCAGGAAGCAGCACAGGTCCCGCAGCTCCACGTTCTCCTCCTGCAGGCGCTGATTGATGACTTTCAGTTCCCTGATTTCAAGGAGGTGTCCCTGCAGCTGTTTATTTACCTCTTTTATCAGCCGGCCTCGCTGAATGAGAGCTGAGATTTTCTCCGACTCCTCTTTACGCAACCGGTTCACCAGCTCCTCTTTGGAGCACGCCAGCAAATCCTCGTCAGACATCTTTGACAGTTCTCTGTTTATTACCTCCCCTTCGctacccatttttttttctattaaaaaccTAAAGGGTACCTGAGATATCTATTAAAAGCGCTGAGATGTATGTGGATGCTTCAACACAGAGTCATCacatcctcttcctctgcaCACAGTGTTTTCCAGATGTCATTTGCAATCACTACAGCACCGGCGGCCAAATCATGGCATAAACATGTGATTTCTTTATTTAGATGGCTTTCTTCTAGTCCTAATTTGTGCTGAACCCAGTCTCTGTTCTCCGTGGAAAATGCCTTAATGAGGTCGTGTATGAAAACGCAGCGCAAACCCCCATTAATGTCAATCTGTCATCTTCTCCACAGCAGGCTGTGTTCTCCAAAGGCCTCCAGGAGCACAACTGTCCTTATTTTACCTCCTCTCGCTGTTTTTTGAAGACAACAACCGCCCCGTTGGCTCCTCTGTACTGTATGCACAAAGGCCCGGTCGATCCACGGAGGCTTAATCCAGCTGCCTCGGATGCACACCCTgcagatgttgtgtttttttacgtCGCTGGCATCGTCTCAGCAGGCTCTGCTCCGCTCGCCTCGGCTGAATGAACTCCGCTCTCCGGTGGCTGGAGGATGAGTCCGTACGGTGCAGCAGCGTTTTTACAAACGTTTCATTctttagataaaaacaaaacaaacaaaaaaagaatcaaaatccAAACTCGCCGTTTATCCGCTCAAACTAAGTGCATCATCTCTGCTCATCCtctggagctggactgttaccACAACAATGTCCGCCTCCGCCACTTTCACGGCTGTGAGTCCACTAAGCAGCGAGCTGCGCGTCAAGCTCGAGCACTGCCGGAAATCAGACTGTGtggacttcaaaataaaagtatggaACTATTAAAGGGGGGCACCGTCTAAATTAAGGATTTAAATGGTATTTCCATGGCATAGGGAAATTTAGTTAAAATGTGTGAGGGAAATGGAAGCCAGAGAATTAATAAGAggcaaacttgtgatgtcagtGCTGTGACACGCCAAGCTGCTGGTCAGTCCACATCATAGACTggatataaagatggacaatatAAGAGTTTCGCCAAAGTCTAACTTTTCAATATTGATCGCCctctggtgtctgtctgcagtgtaggtcataaagcccgcccctccatgttagtgaatggacataggccaaactaaaaactcaaagtgcacGTCAAATAAATTtgtcccaaagatggtttctatcactgaaggtagttctcatcacccttatgtttgttcaagtggggtttttttttacaataaggTCAGCTTTAATAAGTTATTACATTTccgtcatgattgacagctgtgaaagCCATGTGCTTGCATT
Proteins encoded in this window:
- the ccdc85b gene encoding coiled-coil domain-containing protein 85B, translating into MGSEGEVINRELSKMSDEDLLACSKEELVNRLRKEESEKISALIQRGRLIKEVNKQLQGHLLEIRELKVINQRLQEENVELRDLCCFLDDDRLKVKKLAREWQLFGHHAAKVMREDLGGYLKKLADLERMQDGLVKENLDLKELCLVLEEECVSRSDSSPGGSTELNLPCMVARDLGDGSSSTGSVGSPDQLHLVCSPDD